Proteins from one Eriocheir sinensis breed Jianghai 21 unplaced genomic scaffold, ASM2467909v1 Scaffold91, whole genome shotgun sequence genomic window:
- the LOC126994896 gene encoding uncharacterized protein LOC126994896, translating into MACQGKHIKGVDLKKWKTASPNFIIPDKMLQESIERARRDITNMRDSEWNLWEAPHTPTDPGPRTKQQTNSRPRLTPSGHPRTQRPTWGSQRVTPDLMQALVGRGSEVQGSEDLKLSPRVMREAEELLTDCFSAGVKAWGIMRQHERQLWQKRQAA; encoded by the exons ATGGCCTGCCAGGGGAAGCATATCAAGGGTGTGgacctgaagaagtggaagaccgCCAGCCCCAACTTCATCATTCCCGACAAGATGCTTCAGGAGAGCATTGAGAGGGCCAGGCGCGACATCACCAACATGAGGGACTCCGAGTGGAACCTCTGGGAAGCAC CACACACACCAACTGACCCAGGACCCAGAACGAAGCAACAGACTAACTCCCGACCCAGACTGACCCCAAGCGGACACCCCAGGACGCAACGCCCGACCTGGGGGAGCCAACGCGTGACCCCTGACCTCATGCAAGCGCTGGTGGGCAGGGGGTCGGAAGTGCAGGGGAGTGAGGACTTGAAGTTGAGTCCGAGGGTTATGCGGGAGGCCGAGGAGCTTCTGACGGATTGCTTTAGCGCGGGTGTCAAGGCTTGGGGGATTATGAGGCAACACGAACGGCAGCTGTGGCAGAAAC